The segment ctataagacatattaaaaatttttttttgtattaaatgcAAAACTAGTTCatgattaaaaaacaaaaataacaaaaatatttatttatagattatGAGTCATTTATGACTTGATAATGAacttctagaaaaaaaaatatccagcaatggtggtggtgttggtggtggtgatgatgtttgacatgtatattattattttttatttactaggAGGAAAGTTTCGACTGATAAACAAAGCCAGAAGGAGATGGATAATTTATTGATCTACGTTTTATCTTGCAGGAATTTTAAaacgtatttttatatttgtggaaaaaaaaatgaggattTCACAATATAAAAGGATCTTCAGTTAAACAACAAACGTTAGTCTTCATTCAATTCTTCAGCTGACTTCATCACAaagtgttttataaatttattaattatttttaaatattattaatattaaattaataataattattgacttgttattttactaaaaaaagaaacaataatGCAGTTTTTCTGGGCATTATTTACgctttttattgtaataatttttgctGTCCAAGGAaatggtaatttaaaatataaatcattaaaataaaatatacaaacgttatttattcgaaatatttttatatcaattttaaaatgatttttttaaatattcaatctgttgcaattttttttggaattaaaatttttctaatacaAAAATgaggtttctttttttttaatttaaaataatttttattttaaaaaaggatACCATTATAAACAAAGAGGAAGCTGGGGACATGGTGGTGGAGGTAGATACGGAGGTGGACATGGCGGCTATGGACAAGGTCATGGATATGGTCATCACGGTGGTCATGGACATGGTGGTCGGGGTAATTGTCCTACAAATattatgcaaaaaataatagataaaattaatcattcatttgattttgaaatgtcttttaaatatcattacaGGATATGGATATTATGGATAATGTTGATAACCACATATTTCTCAagaaatcatttaaattaatacaacaatTTGCGGTCATGCTTTCtgtttaaaaatcatcaattaattaaaaaaataaaaaaaaacaaaaaaaaattaactgtaatgtatattttaatgtataaaattaagaaaaaatttatatatgtgtaaaaaaaatatttctttaattgtaattgataataatatattgtaaaaaataaaaaaaaatttaataaaataataaatttaaaaaaaaatgatgatttttcaagtgtttacttattttattcgTTTGATATACATAGCCAGGGGAATTCCCAGGGTTTTTTAAACcggtatgtatatttttttttcaaatttttatttgcgtCATTTTGTggtaatgtaaaatataaaatatcgcACGTACTCTATGAcgtagattattttttttatgagtcataatatattcaaatttgttagaaatttatttaaggtCATAAATGAGATATTTAATAATCAGTTTGCATGTTATTACAACTTAAAGTAATTTAAAGTTATGAGTACTTATTGTATTAAGAAAAACCCATCATTAAACGAgtatagaataataatttataataaaataaaatcagaaTAAATGGTTTGAAGAAAATGTTGCAATTGAAGgccattcaaaaataaaataaaaatacataccccttatttttttctgaagATTTAGTTATCAAAGTTTTGATGTTAATCCAGGCTCACTCAAGTAAATCAATGAATGTCCTCGTTTAGCCAAATTATCAAGCAAGAATTGCTCAATAAAAGTGATTCTTTATCGTATTTAAAGAAGTTAAAATTATCATGGTCATCATTTGTAAAACCATTCACTCAGACCACCTAGAAATAAacataatcaaattaatactGTCTTTTGGTATTCTTGGTTacaccataatttttttattttattattctgattattattcatatgtaTAATGTGTTTCACCAAGAACTAAgagatggtttttttttttttttttttcaggtgtATATAAAGTATATAATTCGTGTGAACGAAACAAGTTCGTCCAGTTGAGTTGTTAGCCATCAACGAGACTGTTGtgagtgaaaataaataaaagaaatttacattaaatattatcgtcaatttttaaaatgaatttttcaataaaatacgTGAGTTTTTGTGTCACATTGTTGGCTACTATTGGTgagatattattgatattaatctaatcaatttatttgattaataatctttaattaaaaagagaaaaaaaaatattaaatttgttttttaatttatttttatctagtATTGGTGTACGCGGATGATGATAGTTTCGCATTTCCCGATGAATTGATCGTTGAAACAAAATCCCGATTCAGTGGAAATCCTTATGCAAATGGATATAACAGTGgttacaataataatcaatatcaaGGACCTTCAAGAAGACCTTtccaaaataattatcatggaTATAATAATTACGGAGATCGAtatgataatacaaataaatttagtgGACATAATGGATTTGGTGGAATCAACACTCAATATCCATCagggtaaattaatttataaaattattaaaaaaataattattaatattatgctTTAACTTTGCaaaaaacttaattatttttttaaataaataaatgaaaatacatgcaatcaaaaaaaaaaatagacaaagaCTAATTACCAAATTTCCTGTTATTCGTAAATTTGTGTAGATTCGGTGGGCATCCGGTGTACAATCAACAAGCACGTCCTTGGCAAGGCCCAAACAAcggaataattaataaatatccctcaaatatatataataacggAAATGATGGTGGCAGTTTTGCAAATGCTGAGAGTAATGCTCAAGCATCAAATGGATTTGCAAATAGTAATTCAAAAGCAAATGCACAAGGATGGAATAATCCAAGTAATTATTATCCTGGTGGTGCAT is part of the Aphidius gifuensis isolate YNYX2018 linkage group LG1, ASM1490517v1, whole genome shotgun sequence genome and harbors:
- the LOC122847568 gene encoding GATA zinc finger domain-containing protein 14-like — its product is MNFSIKYVSFCVTLLATIVLVYADDDSFAFPDELIVETKSRFSGNPYANGYNSGYNNNQYQGPSRRPFQNNYHGYNNYGDRYDNTNKFSGHNGFGGINTQYPSGFGGHPVYNQQARPWQGPNNGIINKYPSNIYNNGNDGGSFANAESNAQASNGFANSNSKANAQGWNNPSNYYPGGASSASSAASATSGIVNGYPVAASSAAAAAASGGSNSVGLSSALATSSAIGGNYNGGFNNLSPWNFRSRIGGNEEEEQQKVDEKIKDNKSDEKNKDSIVFRE